In Planktothrix tepida PCC 9214, the genomic window GCTTGGAAAAAGAAACTTTTAAATGGACTCGGAGATCAAGCCCCGGTTTTAATGGCTGTTATTCCTGAACTGAAAGTTTTATTAAATCAACAGTCTTCCCTGACTGAATCAGAGGTTAATCTTGACCTGAATCAATTTAATCGTTTAATTCAAAAGCTAATTCAAACTTTTGCCAAACCTCATCATCCCTTAGTCATTTTTTTAGATGATTTACAATGGGCAGATGTTGAATCCTTACGATTAATTCAGGTTTTGATGAGTCCTGAACAAAATATTTATTCTACACCTCCAACCTTAGTGCTAATTTTAGCGTATCGGGATGACGAGATCGGGGAAACACATCCTTTAATTAAAATCTTAGAAACCTTAGAAAATTCAGGAATTCCCTTACATCGAATTCCTTTAAATGCTTTAGAAGATTCTGCGATTAATCAACTAATAGCAGAAACATTAGTTTGTTCCTTAGACCGGGCTAAACCTTTGGCAGAATTAGTCAGTCAAAAAACTCAAGGAAATCCTTTTTTTGTTCGTCAATTTCTACAAACCTTATATACAGAAGAACTAATTTGGTTTAATCCGCCTCAATCTTCCTTAAAAAATCGAAATTTATTCGGAGGTTGGCAATGTAATTTAACTCAAATTAAAACCCGTTCGATTAACTCTAATATTTTAGATTTAATTCTTCATCAATTACAACAATTACCTCCAGACACCCAAGAAATTTTAAAAATTGCGGCTTGTTTAGGAAATCAATTTAATGCCGTAGATTTAGCTACCGTAACTGAAAAAACTTATTTAGAAACATTAAAAGCTTTAGAAATTGCTTTACAGGCTCAATTTATTGTTATTGCTAGAGATATTTATCCCTTTTATTCCTTAGAAACTGAAGTATTTTCCCCTCCACACTTTGATCCAAATGAAACCTTACCGTTGTTACAGCCCGGTATTGATAAATACCAATTTATTCATGACCGAGTTCAACAAGCTGCTTATCTTTTAATTCCAACTCATCAACGACAAGCGACTCATTTAAAAATCGGAAATTCGCTTTTAAATCAAATCAAAAAACAATATTTTAATCAATCCATTAAGATTATTTTACATATAATTTCAACCGAAGTTTTATTAAATATCATTAATCAACTCAATTTAGGAGTAGGCTTAATTCAGGATCAAAAAGAACGAGATCAATTAGCCTTATTTAATTTAATAGCCGGACAAAAAGCGAAAATTGCCACCGCCTATCCGACAGCTATTGGACATTTAGCGATTGGTCTGGGGTTATTGGTAACGGAGAGTTGGGAACGAGACTATCAATTAACATTAGAATTATACACAGAAGCAGCAGAAATTGCTTATCTCAGCCAAGATTGGGAAAATTTACACAAGTGGGGAAATATTGTTTTAGAAAATGTTAAAATATTCGGGCATAAAGTAAGAATTTATGAATTAATGATTCAAGCTTATAGGAGCCAAAATCAAGATCACAATGCGGTCAATCTTGCGTTAGCTGTTTGTCAACAATTAGGGTTCACCTGGGGTGATAATTTTAGTGAAGAAAGTTGGCAGGAATTCAAGCATAATTTTATTAAAAATTTAGGGGGAAGAACACCCTTAGCATTATTAGATTTACCCGAATTATCTAATACTAATTTAGTAAATTTATTTAGAATTTTAACCTCTGCTTTTCCTTCTGCTTATCGGGTAATTCCCAAACAATTCCCATTTTGGGTTTTAAAACTGGTTCATTTATCCTATCAACAAGGAAATACAACGTTATCAAGTTTTGTCTATGCTGTATTTGGATTTATTCTTTGTACGCAAGGGGAAATTGAGTTCGGAAATCAAATGGGAGAATTAGCTTTAGAATTATCGCAAAAACAAGCAAATTTTGCAATAATTATCAAAGTTAAACAACTGGTTTATCGGTTTATTAAACCTTGGAAAACTTCCTTAAAGCAGATTTTATCTCCTCTCAAAACTTGCTATTTACAAGCTCAAGAAGCCGGGAGAATTGATGAAGCTTATTGTCTTGCTCAAGCTTATCTTGAAATCGCTTATTTCACGGGAAACGATGTCTCTGAATTGGAGCTTGAATTGAGTCGGTGTTTAAATCAGTTACAAAATTTTAAATCTCCGTCAGAACTATTAATTTTTACAACCTATCATCAAAGCTTGCAAATTTTAAATGGAAAATTAGAGGGAGACACCTCATTAAATTTTACGGGTCATGCTGAAAACGGGACAATAGGAACGACTGAAATTGGATATTCTTCCCAGGAAATTCCTTTTGAACTTAGTTTAAATTTCATGGTTCTGAATTATAGATTAGATAGATTACAACAGGCGAAGGAATGGTCTCAGCAAGCTGAATGCTATTTAAACAAAGACACCTATTTTGTTTTACAACCGTTTTTTTATTGTTATCAATCTTTAATTGATTTAGCAATCTACCCGGAGTTATCGTCAGAAGACCAAGTTAAAATTTCAGAAAAAGTAACTCAAAACCAAGAAAAATTAAAAGCTTTTTCTCAGGGGACTCCGATGAACTTTTCCCATCTATTTTATTTGGTGGAGGCAGAATTTAACCACATTCAAGGAGATTATATTAAAGCCATTGAAGCTTATGAACAAGCGATTATGCTGGCTAAAACCTATCAGTTTATTCAGGAAGAAGCTTTAGCAGAGGAATTAGCGGCTAAATTTTATTTAGATTGGGGAAAAGAAAAAATTGCCAGGGTTTATTTAATTGATGCTTATTATAGTTATGCTCATTGGGGTGCTTTTGCCAAAGTGAAGGATTTAGAATCTCGTTATCCTCAACTTTTAAATTCTATTTTAGCACAACTTGTTATTCCCACAACAGGAACAACAATCAGTAATAATACGACAGAAACCATTATTTCTAGTAGTCATGGAGGTTCGGCTGCTCTCGATTTAGCAACGGTGACAAAAGCTTCTCAAGCTTTATCTCAAGAAATCGATTTAGAACAACTCTTGAAACGATTAATTCAAGTGGTGATTGAAAACGCAGGAGCCGAAAAATGTTGTATTCTTTTATCTAAATCGGGAAAATTAGCGATAGAAGCAATAGCCAGTTTAAATCCGATTAACGGAGGGTCTATTGAGATTGAATCCTTATTAAAATCTGTTTCTGTAGAGCAAAGTAATGCCTTACCTTTATTGATTCTGAATACCGTGATTCAAACCCAAGAGTTTATGATTTTAGCAGATGCTCGTCAAGAATCTCGGTATCGTAATGATCCTTATTTAATAGAACATCAATCCAAATCAATCCTCATGACTCCCATTCAAAATCGGGGGAAATTGATTGGAATTCTGTACCTTGAAAATAACTTAGCAACCGCAGTGTTTACTCCAGAACGATTAGAAGTCCTCAAAATTCTGTTTTCTCAAGCCGCGATTTCCATTGACAATGCTAAACTTTATTCTCAAGTTCGCAATAATGAACAACAGATGACGCAATTCTTAGAAGGAATTCCGGTTGGCGTTGCTGTTTTAGACCCTACGGGTAAACCCTATTTTACCAATCAAAAAGCTCAACAATTGCTCAAAACTAAAGTCACTCCTGGATTATTTTGTGAAGCTTTATCTAATATTTATCAAGCTTATCTCAATTGGTGTCAACAGCATCAATTTGATCAATTAACACCTTATTGTGATTTATATAATCCTACACCCGATACCACGTTTATTTTAGAAGTGAATCAGGGAGAACAAACGATATTGCTTGAAAATTGGGTGACACCGACTTATGATGAAGAGGGGGATTTAATGTATGCGATTCTAGCGTTCCAAGATATAACAAAACGTCAGCAAACAGAACTGGCTTTAAGGCAAGCTGAAGAAAAATATCGCAGTATATTTGAAAATGCCAGTGAAGGCTTATTTCAAACCACCAGGGAGGGGCATTATATCAGTGCAAATCCTGCCTTGGCGAAGATTTTAGGTTATGATTCTCCCTGGGATTTAATGTCAACGGTGAGGAATGTTGAAGAACAAATTTATGTAGATTCTCAACGCCGATTAGATTTTATACAATTAATTGATCAACAAGGGGAAGTTTCAGGATTTGAATTTAAAGCCTACCGCAAAGATGGCAGCATTATTTGGATTTCAGAAAATGCACGGGCTGTCTTTAATGATAAAAATGAATTACTTTATTATGAAGGGTTTGTCGTTGATATTACAGAACGAAAAACTGCCGAAGAAGAACGCTTACAATTTATGGCAAAACTTTCAGAATTGAATCATCATTTAGATGAAGCGTTAGATTCGGAATTTGAACTGACGGATGCAGCGGCGCGATTTGTTCCCCATGAATTTTTATCTTTTTTAGGTTATGAAAGTATTGTGGAAGTTCAGTTAGGGGCAGCAGTTCAAAAAGAAATGTCGATTTTATTTGCTGATATTCGGGATTTTACCAGTCTTTCTGAAGATATGACTCCTGAAGATAATTTTAAATTTATTAATGCGTTTTTAAGCCGTATGGAACCTGCCATCGTCGAAAATTATGGTTTTATTGATAAATATATTGGGGATGAAATTATGGCATTATTTGGCGGGTCTGCTGATGATGCAGTTCGGGCTGGGATTTCAATGATTAGCCGACTGAATGAGTATAATGAAACCCGACAACGCCCCGAACGTCCTCCGATTAAAATTGGGATTGGTATTAATACCGGAGGATTAATGTTAGGAATTGTGGGGGGTAAAAATCGACTGGATAGTACGGTTATTAGTGATTCGGTCAATGTCGCTTCTCGCATTGAGAATTTAACAAAAAATTATGGGGTGTCTTTATTAATTACCCATCCCACTTTTATGGCTTTAGAAAATGCCAACGAGTATGCAATTCGGATTATTGATCGAGTCAAAGTCAAAGGAAAATCCGATGCGGTAACGGTATATGAAGTATTTGATTCAGATTTGCCGGAAATAAAAGCTGGAAAACTTCGGACAAAAACCACCTTTGAATATGGATTAATGCAATATTATTTAGAACGTTACTCAGAGGCTGCCAGATTATTCCAAGAATGCCTACATCACCTCCCTATGGATAAAGTTGCTCAAATTTATTTAGAACGCTGTTTATCTAAAATGTTCTAAGTCTTTGATATGATTTGAACAATCCTTTGTGTGTTGAACGATTACCCAGTATGAGCGATCTGTATATTTCAGCGACGGAATACCACCACAAAATTGAAACCTTAGCCGTAAAAATTTATCAGTCTCAATGGCAATTTAATCAAATTGTCTGTTTAGCGAGGGGAGGGTTACGAGTCGGGGATATTCTTTCTCGGATTTTTGAACAACCGATGGCGATTTTAGCGACATCATCTTATCATGGGCTAGGGGGAAAAGTTCGAGGCGCGATCAAAATTGCTGAACACTTAACTATGACCACAGACACCTTGGGAAGTCACGTTTTATTAGTGGATGATTTAGTCGATTCTGGGATTAGTTTACAAGAATCTATCCGGTGGTTGAAATCCCGTTATCCTCAAATCCAAGAGATGAAAACGGCTGTTCTCTGGTATAAAAGTTGTTCAGTAATGGCTCCCGATTATTTTGTGGATTATCTGGCGGATAACCCTTGGATTCATCAACCCTTTGAATGTTATGAAAACATGAATTTAGCCGAGTTGGAACAGCCGGGTTAAACAAGATGACTAATCGCTTTTTCTCACCCCCTGTTCCCTATTTTCTTTTCCCTTCTGTTCCCTGTTCCCAGTTAAGCTGTTCCCTCTTCCTCTCGATAGATTGTAAAATCTTAATTTTATCGATGTAAAATATTTGATTTTCTTAACATCTGGGGAACACACAATTTAAAAATCCTGTGTTATCTTAAAAAGCGTAAACACTGAACGCATTAAACCGTTTAGGGAGCCAAGGAGGTGATGCCCATGATTGAAAGTAGTAAACGCATGGGTCGCCGGATTGGAAAATGCCGACTGTGCGCCGGGGCTGTCATCTAGTGAAAAGTTTGTGTTCATTTAGGACACTCGCTGACCTAGATAACCGGACTCACACTCAATGATCTTCCGGCAGTCAGGTTCTAATCCAGGAGACCCGCTAGACCGCTCTTACCCTATTGTGAAGGCAAGTGCTAACACAAAGTCTGGGTGAGAGCGGATAGTTATTTTAATCCTACATTTATTGTCATTTTTAAAGTAGCCCATGGTAGGACGACTCAGTAATAGCGAAATTCAACAGCTTTCCCAGCAAGTTCCAGCTTGGACAGTAGAGGGACATTATTTAAAATTAGTCAAACGATTTAAAAATTTTATTGAAGCGATTGAATTTGTAAACAAGTTAGTCGAACCTTCAGAAGTTGCTGGACATCACCCCGATTTAGAGATTTCTTATAATAAAGTCACCATTAGTCTAACAACTCATGACGCGGGGGGTTTAACCGAGAAAGATTTTGCTTTAGCTCAACAAATTTCAGCACTGGGTTAATCATAACATCAGTGCTGTTTTTTTTTTCTGAATAATTTTAGGATAGAGGAACAAAATTTCACCGTATTAATAGTTCGAGGGAAGTGGAGTGAAAGTGTCGAATGAAAATAATTTTTGAGAAACCTGAATTGTTCCATAACTTCGATGAGCAAGCGGAACTCATTGAGAAACTGCTCGATATTGGTACGGCTCTGTCTGGAACTCAAGAGTTAAGTACCCTGCTGAATTTAATATTAACAAAAAGCCGTGAAATTACTTGGAGTGATGCGGGGAGTGTCTATCTTATTGATCACAGTGATAACAACCCCAAATTGCTGTTTAAAGTGGCACAAAATGCGTCTTTACCGAATTTGTCTTTTAAAGAATTTGCGATTCCTTTAACTCCTCGAAGTTTAGCTGGATATGTGGCGTTAAAATCCGTTTCATTAAATATTCCCGATGCCTATAATTTACCAGAACATGAACCCTATCAACTTGATCGCAGTTTCGATGAAAATATTAGTTATCGGACTTGTTCTGTTTTAGTGGTTCCGATGAAAAACCGCAAAGGAGAAGTGATTGGGGTTCTACAACTCATTAACCGCAAAATTAACCCGGATGTGGCAATTACGGCAGAAAATGCGGTAGAAATGACCCAACCTTTTTCGATTTGGGAAGAGCGAATTTTGCGATCGCTTGCCTCCCAAGCTGCTATTTCCATTGAACGAAATCATTTACAAGAAAGTATTGAACATCTGTTTGAGGGGTTTGTTCGCACGTCTGTACAAGTGATTGAAGCTCGTGATCCCTGTACCTTTGGTCACTCAGAACGAGTGGCAGAATTAGCAGTTCGTTTAAGTCAAGAAGTTAATACGGTTAATTCGGGTTCCTTAGCACCTTTTTGTTTTAGTGAACGTCAACTCCAAGAACTTCGCTATGCTGCATTATTACATGATTTTGGGAAAGTGGGTGTTCCTGAAGCGATTTTAACCAAACCGAAAAAACTTTATTCCCTTCAATTAGATGTCATTCGCCATCGATTTGCCTTAGCACAACGCACCTTAGAATTAGAATGTACCCAAACTAAATACGAACATTTGTTGCAGCATTCCGCCCAGAAATTATCATCAGAAACTGAATGTCAGTTTTGTAAATCTCTGCCCGAATTAGATACAAAATTATCAGAATCAATTGCTAAATTAAGCCAATATTGGGCTGTTTTGTTAGAAGCAAATGAACCCAGAGTATTAGCCGAAGATCCCTTAAACCATCTGCGGGAACTGGCTCAAATGACGTATCGAGATTTAGATGGACAAATCAAACCTTTATTAACTTCAGAAGAAATTCATCAATTATTAGTAGAACGAGGCAATTTAACCCCAGAAGAACGAGAAAAGATTGAATCCCATGTTAGTTATACTTATGAATTTTTAAAGCAAATTCCCTGGACAAATGACTTAAAAAATATTCCCACCATTGCTTATCGACATCATGAAAAACTGGATGGAACCGGATATCCTTTGGGATTAAAATTCCCCGAAATTCCCATCCAAGCTCAAATTATTACTATTGCAGATATTTATGATGCCCTAACAGCCGGCGATCGCCCTTATAAAAGCGGATTACCTACTGTAACAGCTTTAAAAATCTTACAACAAGAAGCCGCCAACAATAAAATTAATGCTGATTGTTTAGAACTTTTTAAACAACGAAAAGTCTATGAAGTGTTAGGACATACAATTGATGTGGTTATGGAATTAGCTTGAATAGCAGGGAACAGGGAACAGGGAAAAAGTGATTAGTCATCTAAGCAATTATTTTTAGCAAACATTTAAGCTTGGAATATAAAATACCCACACTAACTTTGAGAAAAGTGTGGGCAGTCGATTCGTTATGGTTGATTGGGTAAGGAAGCGGGATTTACTAACCCATTGGCTGTACTGAACAAATTAATCGGACTTTTGCCATCGGTGATTAACATACTTTGAAGCCCCAACCCTTGTAATAGACGCACTTGTAGTTCTGGCCCTGCTTGGGCGATCGCTCGCAACGTGTCAGGCCCAATCGCCTCCACTTTTTGCCGAAACTCATCCGCTTGAATTTGCGCCAACCGTTGCGCTTTTTCAATTTCCAAACTCATCAACGCTTGCTGATGCGCCAGTTCAGTCTCCTGTCTAGCCCGTAACTGCGCCAATTCCGCTTCTGAACGAATGAGAGCCGCTTCGGCCTCCTGTTGCGCCAAACTCACCGTTAATGCTCCTTGAATTTGTGCGGCTTCTGCTTTCGCTCTGGCTTCTGCCGTGGCTTGTCCCGTAGACTCAATGGCAGCATTTTCCGCTTGAAACGCTAACAATTGCCGCCGTTCCCCTTCCGCAGCACTTTTATCGACAATAATTTGGCGTTCCAGCCTTGCCTTTGCCTCCTGTTCAATTCGTTCTGCATCGTGACGGGCGGCGGCTTCCTGGGCATCGGTGGTAATTTGAATGGCAATTTGTACCGATTTTTGCAAACTTTTCAAAGTTTCTTCATCAACGGGTTCAACGGTCTGAATATCAATATTTGTAATCACCAAATGATTTGCTCGAAATCGAAACTCCTCCCGTACCCGTCCTTCTTCATCAGTCCCAAATACCGCCGTGCGGATAATTCGAGCAGAATTGCGGTGAAATTCATCAAACTTCACCCCCGCAACTGCCCCTCGCACCCGTGATGCGATCGCCTTGCAAGCATCCCCGACAAAATCCGGCACTTGAAACAGTCGCACCGCCGCTTGTTCATCATGACGATTGACGTCAAAATACCAGTTATAGGACAGTTGCAACTGTAAGCGGGCATGATCCGAGGTTTCAACGATAAAAATATCCGTCATAAAATCCGGCCCTAACAACAAAGCCAAGGATTTAATCAAATTGGGTTGTTTGGGTTTACCCCCAGACAAACTCAACACCGTAAACGCTTCATCTGGGTCTAACATGACCAAATCAGGGCCAAAAACTGTTCGGGCGGAGCGATTTTTATAATCGTGAATTTGAACCGCCGAATTTTGCGGAACATGGAAAACAACGGCTCTTGTTTTGTTGCGGGGCGGGCGTGGAGTTTTCCGCGTTACCAGAAGATCCCCATCTTGAACATTGCGATCGGCAATTGGATCTCGCTGTTGCATCAGCAACCCTTCCACCACAGGGGGAAGTTCTTTTTCCCACAATTCCTCATAGGGACTCAACATATAAGCTTGTGGCCCGTTAACTAACTTTAATTCCCCCGTTTGCGTATCTCGTACATAAATCCCTTCATTCTTATCTAAGGGAATCGCTTGTCGCTTTTGAACCACTTCCACTTCCACCGGAGGAATATAATCCCTCGGCCCTGTAATCATCCACAGATCCCCCGGTTGCCGGATTGTAGCCGTTGCCCCCGTACCTTCTGTAAAGGATTCTCTGGCTCGTAACAACAAAGCTTCTTGCTCACTTAAAATATAAATATACTGAATTCCAGCTTCCAGTCGTTCCCCTGGATGTAAGAAAAAAGAGGTTCGTCCTTGACGCACTTCCCGTAACCCCAATTGGGGTCTACCCGTCTCGTCAATGGGGTTCAGTACCACACACCATTCATGATCATCCAGGGTGGTAATTTGAACTTCCCCCACCACCTCTTCATAAACATCGGGAATATGAATTTCTGCATCGGCTAAGGTGACTAACCATTCATCCCCCGCCCGTCGTTGTCGTCCCAAGACATCCTGAAACGTGCGTTTAGCTCGCAGATGCAAGGCTTTGCGTTCGGTTAACACATAGGCATTGATAATATCAATCACTTCTTCATCGACACCGGGAAGATAGGCCCCTTCCTCCCGCACCAGCCATTCTTCTCCAGCCCGACGACGATGACCTTGGCGATCCACACAAGCTTGGCGGGCGAGTAACCGTAAAGCTTGGTTGGGTTTAATCACTTTAGCTTTGACCGTTTCCACCACTTCCACGTCCACACGCGGAATATAAGTGGCTGGCCCTTCAAACAACCATTCATCACCAGCCCGACGGTCTAGGGTTTGTTCTTCGGTGTCTAGGGTTTGAATTTCGCTAAAGTCTCGCAGTGCCCGTAACCGTAAGGCTTGATTGGTTTCAACGACGTGCAGGCGGGTAACATCCCCGATTAATTCTTCTCCGGGGTACAGGGGAAAGGGATCTTGAGCAAAGCGAATTTCTTGATCGCCATAGCGCAGGCGAATTTGACCATGTTGATCCGCTAAGGGTTGACCGTCTTCATCTCGCAAAACCGGATTAGTAATGATGCAATAATAGCGAGGAGGGACAACGATCATGGACTCTGGACGTAAGGCAAGGCGATCATGATCCCGAAGCGTAATGGTTTGGGGGCCAACTTCCAAACGAGTGACCCCGGTATTGGTATCGAGAATATGGATATATTGTTGGGGTTTGAGGCGAATAACTCCACTAGCGGTTTCAGGACTATCCATCCGGTTGTCCGCCTTGCGTTCTCCAGTCAACATGGTTGTGGCCTAAATACTGTAAATCCACTATCTTCTGATACGAATTAGAGTTGTGTGATAGGGATCACGGTCGTGTTGGGGTTTGGGTCAATGGGTTTGAGAAGAATAATTTTTTAATCAATATAATAGGCTAATGTTCTTTTCTGTTTGAAAATCTATTGGCTGATGTTAAAATCAAATGGGTTTAATTATGTTAATCCTCATAAGCCACTAAACATAAAGACCTGAGTTGCTTAATAAAATGTGTTTTTTTGTGTTGAGATGTAAATTAATGTTTCAGTCTAGCAAGAAGCTTTTGGCCATTCTTATCTCAAGCTTATTTATCATCGTTCATTCAGGATTTATAGGAACAGCCGGAGCTTTGGCTAATAGACTCACAGTAACAAATGCTAACTCACCGACTGTGATTTTAGTTAGCGATTTTGCCATGCTTAATGATGTTGGTCAATTAATTGAAAAGACGAAAGTAGGATCTCTCAATAAGATTAAAGGCTCACAGGCTTTTCTTGATGAACAAGTTCAGCACTTGATGGAAAAGGAAGCTGAAATGGCAGATCATTTAAGTGCTGAAGCAAAAGCTTTGTTAAGTCGGGCCAATATTTCACAGATTATTAGTAATATTGGTACTTCAATTGAAGAAAATTTAACTCTTAGTAAAAAAAGTATGCAAGATCTCAGTGATTTTGTTGCTAGCAGTCAGTTTATCGAAGCCAGTAAAAATGTGTTGGAACAGCAAAATATTGCTAAAGATCGAGTTTTAGAAGAAACGAATCAATTACTCAAAGCGAAGGCAGAATTAGGTTTACAAATCCTCAAAAATACTCAAACAACAATGGGGGATACATTAATTTCATCAAAGCAAATCTTAGAGGATGCAAGTAAAGTAACTGGTGATAAATTGCAGTATAGTCAAATGCTTGTTCAAGACTTTGGCAACAACATTAAGACAATGAATTTTTCAGATATTTCAGCCAAAACTCAATCATTGGTAGATAATATCAATATCCCAGTCAATCAACTTATTTTAGACTCTATATCTTTTGCAGGTGAACAATTGCTTGGAGGTAACAAACAACTCCAAAAAGATATGAAAATTTTTATGGAATCAACTCCAGAAACAATGTGTCAAGCGTATCTGGATATGTCTCAAGGGGTTGATAGCTTACCTTGGAAGACTATTCAAAAAGGTGGAAGTGCAACATTTACACTATTTCGCTCTATAACAGCTGCTTCAGCGGCTGGTGCAGGAGCGTTATCAGGTTATGCCGGAATCGCTTCTACTGTTTCTCAGTTGGGTTTAGGTGGCTTAACTCAGTTAGTTGCAGGTTGGTTGGGTAGTAGTGCGACTGGAGCCGCTGCTACAGCAGTTGTGACTTCAGCCGTGGGAGGCCCTCTTGTTATGGGAACCTTATTGGTTGGAGGAACAGGTGCATTTGCTTATGGAAGCTACCGATTTGGTCAATTAATTGCAGGACAGTTAGACGATTGGGCTAAAACTAACTGCAAGTAAGTTGATAACATAGCGACTCATTTTTGTATCCTAATGGGTTGGCTTAAACTGTTCTAAAATCCCATTGATAAAAGTTTCACCATCAAGGGGAGGATTTTCTTCAGAGGTGGATACAGCCGCATCGATTTTAGCTGCCACATCTTTAACCCATTCTGCCTCAGCCCTTTGCCATTCATCCAGTAGGCGCAACGCAGTTGAGATGACTTGTTCAGGGGTTTGATATTTCCCAGATTCCAGTTGAGTTTGAATAAATTGTTCTTGGTCAGAGGTGAGATTAATGCTCATTTTTGTGTTGCAACAAGGTTCATCCCTATAATAGCTAACCTGATTTCTAATAATTCCAAGCACAAAAACATAGGGGCAACTTTCGTCACCCCTATGGTTAATTATTCATTATTTCACGGATGATCAGCCAAATTTCCCGGCCGTTGAAGCCAGTAGGAATGCAGCATAGGTAAGGATATAGCCCACCGTAAA contains:
- a CDS encoding AAA family ATPase, encoding MITLPGYQILNPIYNGSRTLVYRGIRLSDGYPVVIKLLRSEYPTVPSLIEFRNQYRIAKALNISGIVPILDLEPYCNGFALIMADQGYISLADYLVQRELTLSELLKIAIEITQILEQLYQHRVIHKDVKLQNILIHPETLKVQLIDFSISIQLNHSHQEVVNSQGLEGTLAYMSPEQTGRTHRGIDYRTDLYSLGVTLYQLLTRKLPFPSSDPLELIHAHLALLPQPLSEIKPTLPIMLNNIILKLMAKNPEERYQTPLGLRYDLENCLEQWEKLGDIPPFPLATIDLNDRFIIPNKFYGREPEIERLNSIVNTAQSEIIVITGQSGIGKSSLVQEFYQTVAYCGTGVLPITHCVTLDSYFITGKFDQFKTNTPFWGWVQGIKQLIQQVLTEPLEQVEAWKKKLLNGLGDQAPVLMAVIPELKVLLNQQSSLTESEVNLDLNQFNRLIQKLIQTFAKPHHPLVIFLDDLQWADVESLRLIQVLMSPEQNIYSTPPTLVLILAYRDDEIGETHPLIKILETLENSGIPLHRIPLNALEDSAINQLIAETLVCSLDRAKPLAELVSQKTQGNPFFVRQFLQTLYTEELIWFNPPQSSLKNRNLFGGWQCNLTQIKTRSINSNILDLILHQLQQLPPDTQEILKIAACLGNQFNAVDLATVTEKTYLETLKALEIALQAQFIVIARDIYPFYSLETEVFSPPHFDPNETLPLLQPGIDKYQFIHDRVQQAAYLLIPTHQRQATHLKIGNSLLNQIKKQYFNQSIKIILHIISTEVLLNIINQLNLGVGLIQDQKERDQLALFNLIAGQKAKIATAYPTAIGHLAIGLGLLVTESWERDYQLTLELYTEAAEIAYLSQDWENLHKWGNIVLENVKIFGHKVRIYELMIQAYRSQNQDHNAVNLALAVCQQLGFTWGDNFSEESWQEFKHNFIKNLGGRTPLALLDLPELSNTNLVNLFRILTSAFPSAYRVIPKQFPFWVLKLVHLSYQQGNTTLSSFVYAVFGFILCTQGEIEFGNQMGELALELSQKQANFAIIIKVKQLVYRFIKPWKTSLKQILSPLKTCYLQAQEAGRIDEAYCLAQAYLEIAYFTGNDVSELELELSRCLNQLQNFKSPSELLIFTTYHQSLQILNGKLEGDTSLNFTGHAENGTIGTTEIGYSSQEIPFELSLNFMVLNYRLDRLQQAKEWSQQAECYLNKDTYFVLQPFFYCYQSLIDLAIYPELSSEDQVKISEKVTQNQEKLKAFSQGTPMNFSHLFYLVEAEFNHIQGDYIKAIEAYEQAIMLAKTYQFIQEEALAEELAAKFYLDWGKEKIARVYLIDAYYSYAHWGAFAKVKDLESRYPQLLNSILAQLVIPTTGTTISNNTTETIISSSHGGSAALDLATVTKASQALSQEIDLEQLLKRLIQVVIENAGAEKCCILLSKSGKLAIEAIASLNPINGGSIEIESLLKSVSVEQSNALPLLILNTVIQTQEFMILADARQESRYRNDPYLIEHQSKSILMTPIQNRGKLIGILYLENNLATAVFTPERLEVLKILFSQAAISIDNAKLYSQVRNNEQQMTQFLEGIPVGVAVLDPTGKPYFTNQKAQQLLKTKVTPGLFCEALSNIYQAYLNWCQQHQFDQLTPYCDLYNPTPDTTFILEVNQGEQTILLENWVTPTYDEEGDLMYAILAFQDITKRQQTELALRQAEEKYRSIFENASEGLFQTTREGHYISANPALAKILGYDSPWDLMSTVRNVEEQIYVDSQRRLDFIQLIDQQGEVSGFEFKAYRKDGSIIWISENARAVFNDKNELLYYEGFVVDITERKTAEEERLQFMAKLSELNHHLDEALDSEFELTDAAARFVPHEFLSFLGYESIVEVQLGAAVQKEMSILFADIRDFTSLSEDMTPEDNFKFINAFLSRMEPAIVENYGFIDKYIGDEIMALFGGSADDAVRAGISMISRLNEYNETRQRPERPPIKIGIGINTGGLMLGIVGGKNRLDSTVISDSVNVASRIENLTKNYGVSLLITHPTFMALENANEYAIRIIDRVKVKGKSDAVTVYEVFDSDLPEIKAGKLRTKTTFEYGLMQYYLERYSEAARLFQECLHHLPMDKVAQIYLERCLSKMF
- a CDS encoding phosphoribosyltransferase, translated to MSDLYISATEYHHKIETLAVKIYQSQWQFNQIVCLARGGLRVGDILSRIFEQPMAILATSSYHGLGGKVRGAIKIAEHLTMTTDTLGSHVLLVDDLVDSGISLQESIRWLKSRYPQIQEMKTAVLWYKSCSVMAPDYFVDYLADNPWIHQPFECYENMNLAELEQPG
- a CDS encoding 4a-hydroxytetrahydrobiopterin dehydratase, which gives rise to MVGRLSNSEIQQLSQQVPAWTVEGHYLKLVKRFKNFIEAIEFVNKLVEPSEVAGHHPDLEISYNKVTISLTTHDAGGLTEKDFALAQQISALG
- a CDS encoding HD family phosphohydrolase — protein: MKIIFEKPELFHNFDEQAELIEKLLDIGTALSGTQELSTLLNLILTKSREITWSDAGSVYLIDHSDNNPKLLFKVAQNASLPNLSFKEFAIPLTPRSLAGYVALKSVSLNIPDAYNLPEHEPYQLDRSFDENISYRTCSVLVVPMKNRKGEVIGVLQLINRKINPDVAITAENAVEMTQPFSIWEERILRSLASQAAISIERNHLQESIEHLFEGFVRTSVQVIEARDPCTFGHSERVAELAVRLSQEVNTVNSGSLAPFCFSERQLQELRYAALLHDFGKVGVPEAILTKPKKLYSLQLDVIRHRFALAQRTLELECTQTKYEHLLQHSAQKLSSETECQFCKSLPELDTKLSESIAKLSQYWAVLLEANEPRVLAEDPLNHLRELAQMTYRDLDGQIKPLLTSEEIHQLLVERGNLTPEEREKIESHVSYTYEFLKQIPWTNDLKNIPTIAYRHHEKLDGTGYPLGLKFPEIPIQAQIITIADIYDALTAGDRPYKSGLPTVTALKILQQEAANNKINADCLELFKQRKVYEVLGHTIDVVMELA